The window GGCTGGGTCCGCACGCGCCGCGACTCGAAGGGCTTCTCGTTCCTCGAGCTCAACGACGGCTCGTGCCTCGCGAGCCTGCAAGTCGTCGTGGACGCCAGCACGCCGGGCTACGCGGACATCGCGCACTTCACCACGGGTGCCTCGGCGGTCATCGAGGGCCGGCTCGCCGCTTCGCCGGCGTCGGGACAGAAGTGGGAGCTGCACGCGGCGCGCGTCGAGCTCGTGGGCCCGGCAGACACGACGTATCCGTTGCAGAAGAAGGGCCACACGCACGAGTTTCTCCGAACCATCGCGCACCTGCGGCCGCGGTCAAACCTGTTCGGCGCGGTGTTTCGCACCCGCAGCCGGCTCGCGTTCGCGGTGCACCGGTTTTTTCAGGAGCGCGACTTCGTCCATGTGCACACGCCGATCATCACCGCGAGCGATTGCGAGGGCGCGGGCGAGATGTTCCGCGTGACGACGCTCAAGGGAAACATCGACGGGAAGCCCGCCGCGGACTTCTTCGGCAAGCCCGCCTACCTGACGGTGAGCGGCCAGCTCGAGGCGGAGACGTTTGCGTGCGCCCTTTCAAATGTTTACACGTTTGGCCCGACGTTCCGCGCGGAGAATTCGAACACGGCGCGCCACGCGGCGGAGTTTTGGATGATCGAGCCGGAGATGGCGTTCTGCGATCTCGCGGGCGACATGGACCTCGCGGAGGACTTCGTGAAGGCCATGGTGCGCCACACGCTGGAGGAGTGCGCGGAGGACCTCGGGCTGTTCGCCAAGTTCGTGGACAAGGGCATCACCGAGCGGCTCAAGTTCGTTGCCGAGCGGCCGTTTGTGCGCGTGCCCTACACGGAGGCGGTCGGCATTCTGCAGGACGCCGGCAAGGCGTTTGAATTCCCCGTGCGCTACGGACAGAACCTGCAATCGGAACACGAGCGCTTCCTGACGGAGGAGCACTTCAAGTCGCCGGTGACCGTTTTCAATTACCCGCGCGAGATCAAGCCGTTTTACATGCGGCTGAACGACGACGGCAAAACCGTGACCGCGATGGACGTGCTGGTGCCGGGCATCGGCGAAGTCATCGGCGGCGCGCAGCGCGAGGAGCGCCCGGCACAACTCGCGGCCAACCTCGCGTTTCACAAGCTCAAACCGGAGGATTACTGGTGGTATGCGGACCTGCGGCGCTACGGGACGGTGCCGCACGCGGGCTTCGGGCTGGGCTTCGAGCGGCTGCTGATGTTCGTGACCGGCGTGTCGAACATCCGGGACGTGATCCCCTTCGCGCGCACGCCGGGGAGCGCGGAGTTCTAGCCGGGTGACACGCCGCGGGTGTCAATCCGCCGCGGCCTTGCCCCCGCCGCACTTCGGCACCAGACGCCCCGTGCGCGCCATGTAGTTGCGGTAATCTTCGCCGAACATCGACAGCATCATCGCCTCCTCGCGCCGCACCCGGAGCGCATACATGACCGTGAAGGGCGCGAACGCGCACCAGCCCGCGAGCCAGTTTGCGAGCATCAAACCCTGCGCGAGGCTGAACAGGAAAATGGAGGCATACATCGGGTGCCGCACGGTCCGATACACGCCATCCGTCACGAGGCTGTGCCCCTGCCGCACTTCGAGTGTCGCCGACCAGTTCAGCCCGAGGTCGGCGTGCGACCGGTGGAAAAGCCACAGCGCCGCGATCATGATC is drawn from Verrucomicrobiota bacterium and contains these coding sequences:
- the asnS gene encoding asparagine--tRNA ligase, yielding MRTLVKHALASATAQDNVTVKGWVRTRRDSKGFSFLELNDGSCLASLQVVVDASTPGYADIAHFTTGASAVIEGRLAASPASGQKWELHAARVELVGPADTTYPLQKKGHTHEFLRTIAHLRPRSNLFGAVFRTRSRLAFAVHRFFQERDFVHVHTPIITASDCEGAGEMFRVTTLKGNIDGKPAADFFGKPAYLTVSGQLEAETFACALSNVYTFGPTFRAENSNTARHAAEFWMIEPEMAFCDLAGDMDLAEDFVKAMVRHTLEECAEDLGLFAKFVDKGITERLKFVAERPFVRVPYTEAVGILQDAGKAFEFPVRYGQNLQSEHERFLTEEHFKSPVTVFNYPREIKPFYMRLNDDGKTVTAMDVLVPGIGEVIGGAQREERPAQLAANLAFHKLKPEDYWWYADLRRYGTVPHAGFGLGFERLLMFVTGVSNIRDVIPFARTPGSAEF